The Pseudomonas putida nucleotide sequence CTGGAGCAGGCGGCCACAGCTAGCAAAGCGGCGCACAACAGGGTAACGCGAGGCAATGATTTCATGATGGTCTTGCATCCATGAGGGGGCGGCCACAACAACGCTAGCAGGTGCTTGGCGAATGGCCAGTGGGCCGGCGAAAAGTCGCTTCGGTAACGGGATGAGGCGCTGATTTTTCCTACGATTTGTGGAGAATGCCTCGTCTATGCAAACGCCGCGACCGTTGAAAAACTATGCCCGTAACGGGTATGGTTTGGAGGCCACTCATGGAAGTTCTCAAGCGCAAGGATTTTGCGCGCTGGCAAGCCGGGCAGAAACTATCGGATGCGATGTTGTGCCAGGCGGTGAATGAAATGCGCAGAGGGCTGGTTGATGCCAGCCTCGGCGGTGAATTGTTCAAGAAGCGTGTTGCAGGGCACTGTACTGGCAAGCGAGGTAGTTATCGGACGCTGCTGTCTGCTCGTGTCGGGAATCGCTATGTGTTTCTGCACGGGTTCGCCAAGAGCGACAAGGCCAACATCACGCCGGAAGAACAAAAAGCATTGCGCTTCGCTGGTAGGGTTTTCCTGGAGCTTTGTCCCGTAGCGCTCAGGCGGGCGTTGCAATCAGGTGTTTTGATGGAGGTTTGCTGTGAGCAGCAAAATTGTTGAATCGTTGCGTGAGGACCTGGCCGTACTTCATGAGGCCGGGGCTGTTGGCAAGGTTACCCTTCGGGATTTCGAAATGCTCTGTCCCGCTCCGGTGCGGGATTTCAGTGCTCTGGATATTCGCCAGCTTCGCGAGGCACTGAATTTCAGCCAGCCGGTGTTCGCACTTCATCTGCATACCAGCGCATCAACGGTGCGGAAATGGGAGCAGGGCGAGACACGTCCGGCAGGGCCCGCATTGAAGCTGCTAAATGTCATTGCTATCAAAGGGTTACAAGCGATTCTTTAGATAATTTATGTGTTTCCGCATTTTTCAGAATAAACGCATGTAAATCATGCGTTTATCTTGTTTTCGTAAGGCTGTTTATAAGGTTAAGTCGTCGCGAGAAGGTCACTCCCGCGGCACGCTCGGCTTGACCCGCCCTTAGCCCAGCGCCTCCCGCAACCGGTACCACAACATCCCCAGCGCCAGCAGCGGCGAGCGCAGCGCCTTGCCGCCCGGGAAAGTCAGATGGGGTACAGCGCTGAACACATCCAGCCCCTGGCTCTGCCCCAGCGCGATACCTTCCGCCAGCAACTTCGCCGTCCAGTGGGTCACGTTCAGCCCATGCCCGGAATAGCCCTGGGCATAGAAGACGTTGGGGTGCTGGCTCAGCCGCCCCACTTGCGGGAAGCGGTTGGCGGTGATGCCAATCATGCCGCCCCACTGGTAGTCGATGCGCACATCGGCCAGTTGCGGGAACACCTTGAGTACCTTCGGCCGCATGTAGGCCGCGATGTCTTTGGGATCGCGCCCCGAATAGTGACAGGCACCGCCGAACAGCAAGCGGCGGTCGGCAGTGAGGCGGTAGTAGTCCAGGCCGACCTTCTGGTCGCACATGGCCATGTTCTGCGGGATCAGGCTGCTGGCCAGTGCTTCCGGCAGAGGTTCGGTTGCCACCACATAGCTACCGGCCGGCAGCACCTTACCGCTCAGGCGTGGCTCCAGCTCGTCGAGGTGAGCGTTGCAGCCCAGCACCAGGCTCTGTGCCCGCACCTTGCCCCGTGCCGTGTGCAGCGTCACCGTGGAGCCGTGCTCGATGCTCAGCACCGGGCTCTGCTCGAAGATGCGCACGCCCAGACCATGGGCCACGCGCGCTTCGCCCTGCACTAAGTCGAGCGGGTGCAGATGGCCTGAGCCCATGTCCACCAAGCCGCCGGCGTACTGGTCGCTGGCGACGATCTCGTGCATGCGTTCGGGCCCGACCAGGAGTGTTTCGTGGTGGTAGCCAAGGCTGGCCAGGTCCTCCTGTTCAGCCTTGAAGGCAGCGAACTGTGCCGGGGTGTTGGCCAGCTCGCAGAAGCCCCAGCGCAGGTCGCAGGCAATCGCATATTGCTCGATGCGGCGAGCCACCAGGGCCACCGACTCGATGCCGGCCTGCTGCAGGTAGCGCACGCCGTCCTGGCCGACGTAGCGGGCAAAGCCGCTGACATCATGGCCGATGCCGCGAATCAGCTGGCCGCCATTGCGCCCGCTGGCGCCCCAGCCGATGCGGCGGCCTTCCAGCAGCACCACGCTGAGCCCGCGTTCGGCAAGCTCCAGCGCGGTGTTGACCCCGGTCAGGCCACCGCCGACCACGCACACGTCAGCGGTCAGTTCGCCGTCGAGGCTGGGGTAGGGCGTCGTGTTGCGCGCCGTGGCGGCGTAGTACGACGCGGTATGTTGGGTATCGAAAGGCATGGCGCGTTCTCGGTTCAGCGGTTTGATTTGATCTTGCTCCAGGAGCGGGTCATGACGCGCATGATCTTCGGGCTCGGCGTGCTGGAGATGTACAGCTTGTCCAGTACCGCCTGGGGTGGGTAGATCTCGGGATTATCGACCAGCGACTTGTCCATGTAGGCCTGGGCATCCGGGTTGGCGTTGGCATAGCCGACCGTGGCGCTGACCTTGGCGATCACTTTCGGGTCGAGCAGGTAGTTGATGAAGGCCAGGGCCTGTTCGGGGTTCTGGGCGTCCTTGGGGATGGCCAGCAGGTCGAACCACAGGTTGCTGCCTTCCTTGGGAATGCTGTAGGCGATCTTCACGCCGTTTTTCGCTTCCACGGCCCGGTTGGCTGCCTGGAACACGTCGCCGGAATAGCCGAAGGCCACGCAGATATCACCATTGGCCAGGTCCGAGACGTACTTGGAGGAGTGGAAGTAGGTGATGTACGGGCGCAATTCGAGCAGGCGCGCTTCGGCCTTGGCATAGTCGCCCGGCTTTTCGCTGCGCGGGTCCATGCCCAGGTAGTTGAGCATCGCCGGGAACAGCTCGTCGGGCGAGTCCATGAAGGCCACGCCGCATTGCTTGAGCTTCTTCAGGTTCTCCGGCTCGAACAGGGTTGCCCAGGAGTCGATATGGTCGATGCCCAGCGCGGCCTTGACCTTGTCGACGTTGTAACCGATACCGTTGGTGCCCCACAGGTACGGCACCGCATATTGGTTGCCGGGGTCGTTCTGCTCAAGCTGCTTGAGCAGCTTCGGGTCCAGGTGCTGCCAGTTCGGCAGCTTGCTGCGGTCCAGCGGCAGGAACGCACCGGCCTGGGCCTGGCGGGCGAGGAAGTGGTTGGAAGGCACCACCACGTCGTAGCCGGTGCGGCCGGCGAGCAGCTTGCCTTCCAGGGTTTCGTTGGAGTCGAACACGTCATAGACGACCTTGATCCCGCTGCTGGCCTGGAAGTCGGCCAGGGTCGTGTCACCGATGTAGTCGGTCCAGTTGTACACGCTGACGCTGGGCGTGGCCTGTGCGGCGGCGCCGAACAGCAGGGCGAATGTGGCGGGGATCAGGGCTTGCAGATGACGCATGTCGACACCTCGTTGGTCTTGTTCTTTGAATTCGGTGCAAGGGGGGCGCCTGGCGCCCCCCGGAAAATCACACGCTCAGCAGCAGGAACTCGCGCTCCCAGGAACTGATGACGCGCTTGAAGTTTTCATGCTCGGCGCGCTTGACCGCCACGTAGCCCTGAACGAACTGCTTGCCCAGGTACTGCTGCACGGTTTCGCAATCTTCCATGTGCTGCAGGGCATCTTCGATGGTGATCGGCAAACGCAGGTTGCGCCGCTCATAGGCACGGCCCTGGACCGGCGCGCTCGGCTCGATCCTCTCGACCATACCCAGGTAACCACACAGCAAGCTGGCGGCGATCGCCAGGTAAGGGTTGGCGTCGGCGCCCGGCAGGCGGTTTTCCACGCGCATGGCATCGGGGCTGGAGGTCGGTACGCGCAGGCCGGCGGTGCGGTTTTCCTCGCCCCACTCGACGTTGACCGGCGCCGAAGTGTCCGGCAGGAAGCGGCGGAACGAGTTGACGTTCGGCGCGAACATCGGCAGCAGCTTGGGGATGTACTTCTGCAGGCCACCGATGTGGTGCAGGAACAGCTCGCTCATGCTGCCATCTTCATTGGCGAATATCGGCTTGCCGGTGGCAATGTCGACCACGCTCTGGTGCAGGTGCATGGCGCTGCCCGGTTCGTCGGTGATCGGCTTGGCCATGAAGGTGGCGGTGACGTTGTGCTTGAGCGCGGCTTCACGCATGGTGCGCTTGAACACGGTGATCTGGTCGGCCAGGTCCAGCGCGTCACCGTGGCGGAAGTTGATCTCCATCTGCGCCGGACCGTCTTCGTGGATCAGCGTGTCCAGGTCCAGGCCCTGCAGTTCGCACCAGTCGTAGACGTCTTCGAACAGCGGGTCGAATTCGTTGGCAGCGTCGATCGAGAACGACTGGCGCCCGCTTTCTGCGCGGCCCGAGCGGCCCAGCGGCACTTGCAGGGGCAAGTCCGGGTCTTCGCAGCGCTGGGTCAGGTAGAACTCCATTTCCGGCGCGACAATCGGCTGCCAGCCTTTGTCGGCATACAGCTTGAGCACCTTCTTCAGCACGTTGCGCGGCGACAGCTCGATCGGGTTGCCGTGCTTGTCGAAAGTGTCGTGGATGACGATGGCGGTGGGCTCGATGGCCCACGGGATCTGGTAGACCGCCGTCGGGTCGGGGCGGCAGATCATGTCGATGTCGGCCGCATCAAGCAGGTTGTAGTAGATGTCGTCGTCGACGTAGTCGCCGGTGACCGTCTGCAGCAGCACGCTTTCGGGCAGGCGCATGCCGCGCTCATGGAGGAATTTGGCGGTCGGTGCGATCTTGCCGCGGGCGATGCCGGTCAGGTCGCTGATCACGCATTCGACTTCAGTGATGCGGTGTTCTTTCAGCCAGGCGGACAGCTGATCGAAGGGGGCGTTCATACAGACCTCTTGGTTGGTTTTTTTTGTGGGCGGGCTTGCCGCGAAAGCCGTTACAGGGTTTCAGAGGCATTACGCTTCCCAGGTGACACGCTGGAGACTATCTTGAGCGCAGGCCCGCAAAGCCATCTATCCACTTTCTTCGGCAACGAATGCACCAAAAGAGTGCAAATAGGACAAAGCGTGACAACGCCCAATGCCTTGCAAGTTCAGGCTTTCCACACCACGGATGTCACCGAACAGGTGCGCGCCACCCCCGGTTGGCAGCAGCAGTACCGGCAGATGTCGCCAGGGCATTTCAGCGGCCAGCTGCGCTGCCTGGGGCTCGATGGCGTGGAGGTGTACGAAGAGCGCCTGAACACTCGGGTCGAGCAGTTCTTCCGTGCGCCGAGCGGTTCACTGGCGTTCTGTTTCGACCAGAGCGAAAACAGCCTGTACCTGCTCAACGAGCAGAGCCGCAATATCTGGATCACGCCGGAGAACTACCAGGAAGTGGCCGTGGTGTTCGACCAGGCCTTTCTCGCCCGCCATGGCCTGGACCCGCAACGGCTCGAAGGGTTGTTCATGGTGCCGCTGGGCAGCGGCCAGAATGCATTGTTCGGCAGCTGGCTGAGCGCCACCTTGACCCGCCTTGGCCAGGCTGATTGCCCGCTGCAAGGGCAGGCACTGGCCGAGCAGCTGCTCGAGGACTGCCTGTTCATTCTCGACAATGCCTGCCAGCGCTTGCAGGGCGGGGCGCTGGGGCGGCGCGGCGAGGAGCGGGCGATCATGCAGCGGGTCAGCGAATGGGCGGCCGATTGCCCGGAAGAAACCCTCAACCTGGTGGAGCTGGCCGAGGTGGCTGGCGTTTCGCTGCGCCAGTTGCAGCAGGCGTTCAAGGCGTTCACCGGGATGCCGCCGGCGCACTGGCTGCGGTTGCGTCGGCTCAACGGCGCGCGGCGGGATCTGTTGCGCGGTGGTGAGGTGACCGTGGCGGAAGTGGCCATGCGCTGGTCGTTCTGGCATTTGGGAAGGTTTTCAGAGAGTTACCGGCAGTTGTTCAAGGAGTTTCCGAGCGAGACCTTGAAGCGGCGCAGGGGCTGAATGGTTGGCTATTCGCCATGGCATTTTGGTCGTTTGTGAGATCGAGCGCCGCCCACGCGGCGCATCGCGAGCTTTGCTCGCTCCAACGTTTGTTTCGGGCCAGTAACGCCTGTACCAAGCGCGCGCGACCGCCTTGCTCGTAAGACGCAATATCGAGCCAGGCACCCAGGCGTCCGCGTACGAATCCCACAGGAGACATTGGCCCGAAACAAACGTAGGAGCGAGCAAAGCTCGCGATGCGCCGCGCGGGCGGCGCTCGATCTCACAGACACCACAGCATTCCAGGCGGAAAATTGCTATCGTGCCCGGCAGTTTCCACCCGAGGTCCCGATGTTCTACCTGCCTTTGCCCAGCGACCAGGCCGACCGCCTGGCCAGCGCGCCCCCCGCCACCGACTTCTTCCCGAGCGCCAGCCTGCTGGAAGCTGCCGCCGTGCTGTTCGTGCAGAACCTGCCGCGCCAACCGGCCAGCGCCTCGGCGGACACACAGGAGCGCCGCTTCGCCGAGATCGTGCGCATCGCCAATGAGGTCGAAGACGCCGCCCCAGGTCGCTTCCAGGGCCAGGTAGCCCAGCACTTCGACCGCGAGGCGTTCGCCATGGGGCTGGGCATGCTCGGTGAGAACGGCGTCGCACTGGTGTCGGCCGAAACCGAGTACCAGGCCGACGAGTTCCAGGACGCCGAAGGCCAGTGGAATTTCCAGTTCGCCGACAGCTACCGCCAGCGCGTGACCCCACTGCACCCGGTGTACCTGCCGTCACTGGCCAGCGACCTGATGCTCAGTGACCAGCAGAACCGTTTGCTGCGCGAGTTCCTGTGCGGCGTCGACGAATCGGTTGCCGTGCAGGGTTTCGCCGGCACCGGCAAGACCTTCCTGATCCACCAGTTCGCGCGCCTGCTCGACCCCCAGCGCACGCTGTTGCTGGCCCTCACCGAAGGCCAGCTGCGGGCGTTGCAGGCACGTGTGAAAGATGCCCAGGCCTACACTGCGATGACTTTCGGCCAACTGGCCGACGACATCCTCAACCGTGACCTCACCAGCAACGGCTGGCGCCTGCGCGACCCGTACCGCACCAAACTGTCCTGGCGCCCGCAGGAGGCGCAGGTGGTGCGCTGGCTGAACATCCCCGACATCGGCCCGCTCGCCGCGCACGATGTAGTGGCCCTGTGCGTCAAGGCCGTGCGCAGCTTCTGCCGCAGCGGCGACAACCAGATGCAGCTGCATCACTTGCCCTGGGCCGGGCCTGGCACCACTCCGCTGGACCAGCAAGTACTGCTGGAAAAGGCCCGCCTGTACTGGCACGAACTGATCCGCCCGTCCGCCCGTGAAATCCAGCTGCCGGTACGCGACTACCACCGGGTCAAGCTGCTGTCGCTGACAGCCGAGGTGATCGACAGCCGCTACAGCCACGTCATCGTCGACGAGGCCCATGAGCTTTCGGCCCCGATGCTGGCCGTGCTCGATCGCAGCCCTCAGTCAGTGATTGCCCTGGGCGACGAACTGCAGAACCTCAACGGCCTCAGCCCGCACCATGGCAACTTCATCCGCCAGCGCTACATCGACCATTCGCTGCGCGCCGGCCCGGCCATGGATGGTGTGCTCAACCCGTTGATCCAGGCGCACCCGGCGGCGATCCAGGCCGCCTTCAGTGGCAGTGCCGAGCACTACACCCGGGTGAGCTTCTTCGACACGGTGACGGTGCCTGAACAGCCCACCGCCTTGATCGTCGATGACGAGTGGGGCCTGTTCGGCTGGTTCCAGCGCCTGACCCATCAAGGGGTACCGTTCGTGCTGCTGAAAAGTGCGCGCAAGGACTTCGAGCTGTTCGTCGAGGACTGCATCGAGCTGTACCGCTACGGCACCCGGGCACGCCACCCGATGCTGTTCCGTTACCCCAGCTGGCAGGCGCTGGAGCAGGACAAGGGTGACGACAAGGCCTTTGTTGCCGTGGCCGGCATGCTGCGCAAAGGCTATACCGCCGAGCATTTCGCCAAGGCCAAGAGCCGTTACCGCTGGGACAAGGCGCCGAAGCTGTTCCTCGGGCGCGTGCGGGATGTGAAGAACATGGAGTTCGCCCGGGTGATGGTGTCGCCGGAGCTGATGGTGGCGCCGAGCACGGCGGGCAATCGCAACGAGCGGGCGCGGATGCTGGCGGGGCTGTATACCGCCTGTTCGCGGGCGCGGCATGAACTGATCGTGCCGGGGGGGATGCTGGACTGGGTCAAGGACCAGGTCCGGGATTGAAGAATCGGGGCTGCAAAGCAGCCCCAATCAATGAATCAGTTGCGATCCAGCCACACGGTCTGGGCATTGGTAAACTCGCGCACACCAAAGTGCGACAGTTCGCGCCCGAAACCGCTCTTCTTCACGCCACCAAACGCCACGCGGGGGTCGGAAGCGCAGTAGCCGTTGATGAACACGCCACCGGTATCCAGTGCTGCGGTCATGCGCTCGGCCAGCGCATAGTCGGCCGTGTAGATAGTCGACGCCAGACCGAACTCGCTGTCGTTGGCCAGCTCAACGGCATGGTCGGCGTCACGGGCAGTGATGATCGCCGCCACCGGCCCGAACAGTTCCTGCTTGAAGGCGGTCATGTCCGGGGTGACGTTGGCGAACACGGTCGGTGCGTAGAAGTTGCCTACGCCTTCGATCTTGTTGCCGCCCAGCAGCAGGGTGGCACCTTCGGCCAGCGTCGCCTGAACCTGGCCATCCAGTTCGTCGCGCAGGTCGTAGCGGGCCATCGGGCCGATGTAGGTGTCGTCTTCCAGCGGGTTGCCGATTTTCAGCTTGCGCGTGGCTTCGACGAACTTGCGCGTGAATTCCTCGACCACAGCTTCTTCGATGATCAGGCGCTTGGCGGCGGCGCAGACCTGGCCGGTGTTCTGGTAGCGACCGATCACGGCGGCCTGCACGGCGGCATCGATATCGGCATCGGCCAGTACGATGAACGGGTCGGAACCGCCCAGTTCCAGCACGCACTTCTTCAGCGCCGCACCCGCCTGGGCACCGATGGCCATGCCGGCACGCACGCTGCCGGTCAGGGTCACGGCGGCAATGCGCACGTCGTTGATGGCGCGGGTGACGCCGTCCGGGGTGACGTTCAGCACCTCGAACACGCCTTCAGGCAGGCCGGCGTCCTTGAACAGCTCACCCAGCAGGTAGGCGCTGCCCATCACGTTCGGTGCGTGCTTGAGCACGTAGGTGTTGCCCGCCAGGATCGCCGGCACGGCGCCGCGCAGTACCTGCCAGACCGGGAAGTTCCACGGCATCACGGCCAGGATCGGGCCCAGTGGGCGGTATTCGATGCGGGCTTTTTCGACCTGGGTCGGCTCGGCGGCGAGCATGGCCGGACCGTGCTCGGCATACCAGCGGCACAGCCCGACGCACTTGGCGACTTCACCACGGGCCTGGGCGATCGGCTTGCCGATTTCGCGGCTGATCATCTGCGCGAAGGCTTCGGCCTTGGCTTCGAGGGTGCTGGCCAGGGCGAGCAGGTACTCGCTGCGCTGACCCAGCGACACCTGGCGCCACTGGCCGTAGCCAGCCTTGGCACGTTGCAGCGCCGCTTCCAGTGCGGCGTCGGTGTCGAAGGGGTAGGCGCCAATCTGCTCGCCGCTGAACGGGTCGACGGAGATGGCGTGGGTCAGGCTGCTGATCGCACTCATGGCTGGACACTCTCGTTGTTGTTAATCAGTGACGCCAGACTAGTGGGCTATGGCTTTAATGAAAACTGAATAATAATGAGCGAAACATTCACGTTTGGAGAATGACTGTGGACCTGGTGCAACTGGAGATCTTCAAGGCCGTGGCCGAGCAGGGCAGCATCAGCGCCGC carries:
- a CDS encoding type II toxin-antitoxin system RelE/ParE family toxin, which encodes MEVLKRKDFARWQAGQKLSDAMLCQAVNEMRRGLVDASLGGELFKKRVAGHCTGKRGSYRTLLSARVGNRYVFLHGFAKSDKANITPEEQKALRFAGRVFLELCPVALRRALQSGVLMEVCCEQQNC
- a CDS encoding helix-turn-helix domain-containing protein, which produces MSSKIVESLREDLAVLHEAGAVGKVTLRDFEMLCPAPVRDFSALDIRQLREALNFSQPVFALHLHTSASTVRKWEQGETRPAGPALKLLNVIAIKGLQAIL
- a CDS encoding NAD(P)/FAD-dependent oxidoreductase; the encoded protein is MPFDTQHTASYYAATARNTTPYPSLDGELTADVCVVGGGLTGVNTALELAERGLSVVLLEGRRIGWGASGRNGGQLIRGIGHDVSGFARYVGQDGVRYLQQAGIESVALVARRIEQYAIACDLRWGFCELANTPAQFAAFKAEQEDLASLGYHHETLLVGPERMHEIVASDQYAGGLVDMGSGHLHPLDLVQGEARVAHGLGVRIFEQSPVLSIEHGSTVTLHTARGKVRAQSLVLGCNAHLDELEPRLSGKVLPAGSYVVATEPLPEALASSLIPQNMAMCDQKVGLDYYRLTADRRLLFGGACHYSGRDPKDIAAYMRPKVLKVFPQLADVRIDYQWGGMIGITANRFPQVGRLSQHPNVFYAQGYSGHGLNVTHWTAKLLAEGIALGQSQGLDVFSAVPHLTFPGGKALRSPLLALGMLWYRLREALG
- a CDS encoding polyamine ABC transporter substrate-binding protein, which gives rise to MRHLQALIPATFALLFGAAAQATPSVSVYNWTDYIGDTTLADFQASSGIKVVYDVFDSNETLEGKLLAGRTGYDVVVPSNHFLARQAQAGAFLPLDRSKLPNWQHLDPKLLKQLEQNDPGNQYAVPYLWGTNGIGYNVDKVKAALGIDHIDSWATLFEPENLKKLKQCGVAFMDSPDELFPAMLNYLGMDPRSEKPGDYAKAEARLLELRPYITYFHSSKYVSDLANGDICVAFGYSGDVFQAANRAVEAKNGVKIAYSIPKEGSNLWFDLLAIPKDAQNPEQALAFINYLLDPKVIAKVSATVGYANANPDAQAYMDKSLVDNPEIYPPQAVLDKLYISSTPSPKIMRVMTRSWSKIKSNR
- a CDS encoding glutamine synthetase family protein produces the protein MNAPFDQLSAWLKEHRITEVECVISDLTGIARGKIAPTAKFLHERGMRLPESVLLQTVTGDYVDDDIYYNLLDAADIDMICRPDPTAVYQIPWAIEPTAIVIHDTFDKHGNPIELSPRNVLKKVLKLYADKGWQPIVAPEMEFYLTQRCEDPDLPLQVPLGRSGRAESGRQSFSIDAANEFDPLFEDVYDWCELQGLDLDTLIHEDGPAQMEINFRHGDALDLADQITVFKRTMREAALKHNVTATFMAKPITDEPGSAMHLHQSVVDIATGKPIFANEDGSMSELFLHHIGGLQKYIPKLLPMFAPNVNSFRRFLPDTSAPVNVEWGEENRTAGLRVPTSSPDAMRVENRLPGADANPYLAIAASLLCGYLGMVERIEPSAPVQGRAYERRNLRLPITIEDALQHMEDCETVQQYLGKQFVQGYVAVKRAEHENFKRVISSWEREFLLLSV
- a CDS encoding helix-turn-helix domain-containing protein → MTTPNALQVQAFHTTDVTEQVRATPGWQQQYRQMSPGHFSGQLRCLGLDGVEVYEERLNTRVEQFFRAPSGSLAFCFDQSENSLYLLNEQSRNIWITPENYQEVAVVFDQAFLARHGLDPQRLEGLFMVPLGSGQNALFGSWLSATLTRLGQADCPLQGQALAEQLLEDCLFILDNACQRLQGGALGRRGEERAIMQRVSEWAADCPEETLNLVELAEVAGVSLRQLQQAFKAFTGMPPAHWLRLRRLNGARRDLLRGGEVTVAEVAMRWSFWHLGRFSESYRQLFKEFPSETLKRRRG
- a CDS encoding AAA family ATPase is translated as MFYLPLPSDQADRLASAPPATDFFPSASLLEAAAVLFVQNLPRQPASASADTQERRFAEIVRIANEVEDAAPGRFQGQVAQHFDREAFAMGLGMLGENGVALVSAETEYQADEFQDAEGQWNFQFADSYRQRVTPLHPVYLPSLASDLMLSDQQNRLLREFLCGVDESVAVQGFAGTGKTFLIHQFARLLDPQRTLLLALTEGQLRALQARVKDAQAYTAMTFGQLADDILNRDLTSNGWRLRDPYRTKLSWRPQEAQVVRWLNIPDIGPLAAHDVVALCVKAVRSFCRSGDNQMQLHHLPWAGPGTTPLDQQVLLEKARLYWHELIRPSAREIQLPVRDYHRVKLLSLTAEVIDSRYSHVIVDEAHELSAPMLAVLDRSPQSVIALGDELQNLNGLSPHHGNFIRQRYIDHSLRAGPAMDGVLNPLIQAHPAAIQAAFSGSAEHYTRVSFFDTVTVPEQPTALIVDDEWGLFGWFQRLTHQGVPFVLLKSARKDFELFVEDCIELYRYGTRARHPMLFRYPSWQALEQDKGDDKAFVAVAGMLRKGYTAEHFAKAKSRYRWDKAPKLFLGRVRDVKNMEFARVMVSPELMVAPSTAGNRNERARMLAGLYTACSRARHELIVPGGMLDWVKDQVRD
- a CDS encoding aldehyde dehydrogenase family protein, producing MSAISSLTHAISVDPFSGEQIGAYPFDTDAALEAALQRAKAGYGQWRQVSLGQRSEYLLALASTLEAKAEAFAQMISREIGKPIAQARGEVAKCVGLCRWYAEHGPAMLAAEPTQVEKARIEYRPLGPILAVMPWNFPVWQVLRGAVPAILAGNTYVLKHAPNVMGSAYLLGELFKDAGLPEGVFEVLNVTPDGVTRAINDVRIAAVTLTGSVRAGMAIGAQAGAALKKCVLELGGSDPFIVLADADIDAAVQAAVIGRYQNTGQVCAAAKRLIIEEAVVEEFTRKFVEATRKLKIGNPLEDDTYIGPMARYDLRDELDGQVQATLAEGATLLLGGNKIEGVGNFYAPTVFANVTPDMTAFKQELFGPVAAIITARDADHAVELANDSEFGLASTIYTADYALAERMTAALDTGGVFINGYCASDPRVAFGGVKKSGFGRELSHFGVREFTNAQTVWLDRN